The Couchioplanes caeruleus sequence CAGGAGCCCGCATGACGACGCGATTCGCTCGCGGATGCCTCGTCGCGTGGTTCACCCTCCTCACCGCGATCTTCTACGCCTGGCCCGAGTCACACATGTACTCCTGGGCCGCGATCGGCTTGTCGGGCGTGGCCTGCATCCTGCTGGGCGTGCGCATCCACCGGCCCGAGCGTCGCTCGCCGTGGTACCTGCTCGCGACCGCGCTGCTGTTCTTCAGCGCCGGTGACACCTTCGGCTTCATCGGGCTCACGAGCGGCCGTACGGCATGGGTCTCGGTCGTGTCCGACGTGCTGTACATCCTCGTCTACCCGCTGCTCGCCGGCGGGCTGGTGCTGTTCGTACGGGCGCGCTCCGGCGACCGCAACCGGGCCGCGCTGCTCGACGGGCTGGTGCCGACGGTCAGCCTCGGCCTGCTGTGCTGGATCTGGCTGATCGCGCCGTACACCCGCGCCACCGATCTGACGCTGATGGAGAAGACGATCTCCATCGCGTACCCGCTGGGCGACGTGCTCGCGCTCGCGATGCTGCTGCGGCTGCTCACCGCGCCCGGCCGTAAGCCCGCCGCCGTCGGCCTGCTCTGCGCCGGCGTGGTCGGCGTGCTCGTCTCGGACGTGGTCTACGGCCTCGCCCGCCTCGACAACTCCTGGGACGTCGGCGGCGCGATCGACCTCGGCTGGGTCGTCTTCTACGCCGCCATGGGCCTGGCCGCGCTGCACCCGTCCATGACCTGGCTCAGCACGGACGCCACCCCGGCCGACACCGCCCCGGTCACCGCCCGCTGGCGCCGCCTCGCCCTGCTGACCATGGCCGTGCTCATCGCGCCCGGTGTCCTGATCACCCAGCACCTCACCGGCGGTGTCGTCGACGCCCCGGTCATCGCGGCCGGCTCCGCGGCGCTGATCCTGCTGGTCATGGCCCGCGTCGGCGGGCTGCTGACCGACCAGCGCCGGGCCAACCACCGCGAGCGGGCCCTGCGCCAGGCCGCCGCCACGCTGGCGGGCGCCGCGACCACCGACGACGTGCTCGCCGCGGTGCGCACCGCGATCGCCACGATCATGCCGCCGGACGAGCCCTACACGCTGCTCACCGGCGAGCCTGTGCCGGTCGCCGACGACGACACGCTCGACCTGGAGGTCACGCTCGCCTCCACCGACCCGTCCGCCACGGGCTTCCCGTGCGCGCTGCACGCCGCGATCGTCGTGCCGGGCACGCCGCCGCAGCGCATCACGCTCCAGCTCGCCGCGCGGATCGGCACGCTGCGCGCCGTACGCCCCGCCATGCAGGCGCTGCTCACCCAGGTCGGCATGGTCGTGGACCGGATCGCCCTGGCCGCCGAGATCAGCCGCCGCGACGGCGAGGCCTACTTCCGGACGCTGATCCAGAGCGCCTCCGACGTGATCCTCATCGTCGGCGACGACGACCGCATCCGGTACGCGAGCCCGGCCGCCGGCACCGTCCTGGGCCGCCCCGACCTGGTGGACACCCCGCTGTCCCGGCTCATCGCGGACACCCACCACGAGGCCCTCGCCGCCCTGCTCGAGCGGGCCCGTGCGGGGCGCGGCGACGGCACGGACCTCACCGCCGTCTGCGCCGACCGCCGGCTGCTCCAGGTCGAGTGCACCGCCCGCGACCTGCGCGACGACCCGACCGTACGCGGACTGGTGCTGACCGTGCGCGACGTGACCGAGCGCCGCCGCCTGGAGAACGACCTGGCCCACCAGGCGTTCCACGACGGCCTGACCGGCCTGGCCAACCGCGTGCTCTTCCGCGACCGGCTCGAGCAGGCGTTCACCGCCGCCGCGTGCGACGGCAGCGAGCTCGGCGTGCTCTTCGTCGACCTCGACGACTTCAAGGAGGTCAACGACTCGCTCGGGCACGCCGTGGGTGACCAGTTGCTGGTCGCCGTCGGGCAGCGCATCGCCGGCGCCATCGGCGCACGCGACACGGCGGCCCGCATGGGCGGCGACGAGTTCGCCGTCCTGGTCGCGGCGGCCCCGGACGCCGGGGCGGCCGAGGAGGTCGCGACGCGCATCGTCGCCGCGCTCAGCGCGCCGATCGAGGTCAGCGACGGGCTCGGCGGCAGCCACGTGGTCAGCGGCGCGGCCAGCGTCGGCATCGCCACCAACCGCGACGCGGACAGTCCCACCGGGCTGCTGCGCCACGCCGACCTGGCGCTCTACCTGGCCAAGGGCGCGGGCAAGGGCACCTGGCAGCGGTACCGCAGCGAGCTGCACACCGCGATGGTCGAGCGGCTCGCCCTGCGCACCGCGCTGCACGAGGCGGTCGAGGCGGGACAGTTCGTCCTGCAGTACCAGCCCATCGTCGACCTGGGCACCCGCGACGTCGTGGGCGTC is a genomic window containing:
- a CDS encoding putative bifunctional diguanylate cyclase/phosphodiesterase, whose translation is MTTRFARGCLVAWFTLLTAIFYAWPESHMYSWAAIGLSGVACILLGVRIHRPERRSPWYLLATALLFFSAGDTFGFIGLTSGRTAWVSVVSDVLYILVYPLLAGGLVLFVRARSGDRNRAALLDGLVPTVSLGLLCWIWLIAPYTRATDLTLMEKTISIAYPLGDVLALAMLLRLLTAPGRKPAAVGLLCAGVVGVLVSDVVYGLARLDNSWDVGGAIDLGWVVFYAAMGLAALHPSMTWLSTDATPADTAPVTARWRRLALLTMAVLIAPGVLITQHLTGGVVDAPVIAAGSAALILLVMARVGGLLTDQRRANHRERALRQAAATLAGAATTDDVLAAVRTAIATIMPPDEPYTLLTGEPVPVADDDTLDLEVTLASTDPSATGFPCALHAAIVVPGTPPQRITLQLAARIGTLRAVRPAMQALLTQVGMVVDRIALAAEISRRDGEAYFRTLIQSASDVILIVGDDDRIRYASPAAGTVLGRPDLVDTPLSRLIADTHHEALAALLERARAGRGDGTDLTAVCADRRLLQVECTARDLRDDPTVRGLVLTVRDVTERRRLENDLAHQAFHDGLTGLANRVLFRDRLEQAFTAAACDGSELGVLFVDLDDFKEVNDSLGHAVGDQLLVAVGQRIAGAIGARDTAARMGGDEFAVLVAAAPDAGAAEEVATRIVAALSAPIEVSDGLGGSHVVSGAASVGIATNRDADSPTGLLRHADLALYLAKGAGKGTWQRYRSELHTAMVERLALRTALHEAVEAGQFVLQYQPIVDLGTRDVVGVESLVRWQHPQRGLLGPYHFIELAEESGAIVGLGAWVLRESLRQLAQWRADSAGPAPRYVSVNVSARQFRQPGFVDQVRDALAAAGAEPGWLQLEITESLVLRDAEQVCADLEELRALGVRVAIDDFGTGYSSLSYLRQIPVDVLKIDKSFIDDIIGSEQQRALVDAIVTLARNLHLAVVAEGIEDAEQRAVLADMGCPYGQGYLFSRPVWAPEIPALTGTVVAA